In one Streptomyces venezuelae genomic region, the following are encoded:
- a CDS encoding Nif3-like dinuclear metal center hexameric protein, translating to MPRLSEVIAALDALWPADLAESWDAVGTVCGDPDAEVSRVLFAVDPVQEIADEAVALGAQLLVTHHPLYLRGTTTVAASTFKGRVVHDLIKHDVALHVAHTNADRADPGVSDALAGALDLRVVRPLVPDPADPRGRRGLGRVCELDHPVTLAELAGRAAKRLPATAQGIRVAGDPDALIRTVAVSGGSGDSLFDDVRAAGVDAFLTADLRHHPVSEARAQTPLALLDAAHWATEWPWCELAAAQLDEISDRHGWGLRVHVSKTVTDPWTAHAAAPHDSTGAPN from the coding sequence GTGCCCCGTCTGTCTGAAGTCATCGCCGCGCTCGACGCCCTGTGGCCCGCCGATCTGGCCGAGAGCTGGGATGCGGTCGGCACGGTCTGCGGCGACCCCGATGCGGAGGTCTCCCGCGTCCTCTTCGCCGTCGATCCCGTCCAGGAGATCGCCGACGAGGCAGTCGCGCTCGGAGCCCAGCTCCTGGTGACCCACCACCCCCTCTACCTGCGCGGTACGACGACGGTCGCGGCGTCCACCTTCAAGGGCCGGGTCGTCCACGACCTCATCAAGCACGACGTCGCGCTGCACGTCGCGCACACCAACGCCGACCGCGCGGACCCCGGCGTCTCCGACGCCCTCGCGGGCGCGCTCGACCTCCGTGTCGTACGGCCGCTCGTGCCGGACCCCGCCGACCCGCGGGGCCGCCGAGGCCTCGGCCGGGTCTGCGAGCTCGACCACCCCGTGACCCTCGCCGAGCTGGCCGGGCGCGCGGCGAAGCGGCTGCCCGCGACCGCGCAGGGCATCCGCGTCGCAGGCGACCCCGACGCACTGATCCGGACCGTCGCGGTCAGCGGCGGCTCAGGCGACAGCCTCTTCGACGACGTGCGCGCCGCGGGCGTGGACGCGTTCCTCACCGCGGACCTGCGCCACCACCCGGTCTCCGAGGCCCGCGCGCAGACCCCGCTCGCGCTGCTCGACGCCGCGCACTGGGCCACCGAGTGGCCGTGGTGCGAACTGGCCGCCGCGCAGCTCGACGAAATCTCCGACCGTCACGGATGGGGACTGCGCGTCCACGTCTCGAAGACGGTCACCGACCCCTGGACCGCCCACGCGGCCGCACCTCACGACTCAACTGGAGCCCCCAACTGA
- a CDS encoding zinc ribbon domain-containing protein gives MNAAPADQIRLLDVQALDVRLQQLAHKKKSLPEHAEIESLNKDLAQLRDLLVAATTEESDCAREQTKAEQDVDQVRQRAVRDQQRLDSGAVTSPKDLENLQKEITSLARRQGDLEDVVLEVMERRESAQERVTELTGRVSSVQSKIDDATARRDAAFEELDGETSTVGKEREVVAGSIPADLLKLYDRLREKQGGIGAARLHQRRCEGCRLELDITEVNEVKAASPDTVVRCENCSRILVRTSESGL, from the coding sequence CTGAACGCCGCGCCCGCCGACCAGATCCGACTGCTCGACGTCCAGGCCCTGGACGTACGCCTGCAGCAGCTCGCGCACAAGAAGAAGTCGCTGCCCGAGCACGCCGAGATCGAGTCGCTGAACAAGGACCTCGCGCAGCTGCGCGACCTGCTCGTCGCCGCGACGACCGAGGAGAGCGACTGCGCCCGCGAGCAGACCAAGGCGGAGCAGGACGTCGACCAGGTCCGCCAGCGCGCGGTCCGCGACCAGCAGCGCCTGGACTCCGGCGCCGTCACCTCGCCGAAGGACCTGGAGAACCTCCAGAAGGAGATCACCTCGCTCGCCAGGCGCCAGGGCGACCTGGAGGACGTCGTCCTGGAGGTCATGGAGCGCCGCGAGTCCGCGCAGGAGCGCGTCACCGAGCTCACCGGCCGGGTCTCGTCGGTCCAGTCCAAGATCGACGACGCCACGGCGCGCCGTGACGCCGCCTTCGAGGAGCTCGACGGCGAGACCTCGACGGTCGGCAAGGAGCGCGAGGTCGTGGCGGGTTCCATCCCCGCCGACCTGCTCAAGCTCTACGACAGGCTGCGCGAGAAGCAGGGTGGCATCGGTGCCGCCAGGCTCCACCAGCGGCGTTGCGAGGGCTGCCGCCTCGAGCTCGACATCACCGAGGTCAACGAGGTGAAGGCGGCGTCCCCGGACACGGTGGTGCGCTGCGAGAACTGCAGTCGCATCCTGGTCCGTACGTCCGAGTCCGGCCTGTAA